One stretch of Apis cerana isolate GH-2021 linkage group LG8, AcerK_1.0, whole genome shotgun sequence DNA includes these proteins:
- the LOC114577188 gene encoding uncharacterized protein LOC114577188 has protein sequence MTVSHVIHFLDAHRIHGAVNWHEFRGQVRRGRRCEAYRKRWVSTDRNIHALVKLNTSAARVRIEPPRSHLNRLEARIFAWLFTGINLRPTYRPCVVLTIGLWDTVVIFDSNNTDRDKRV, from the exons ATGACTGTTTCCCACGTGATC cattttcttgacGCACATAGAATCCATGGCGCGGTTAACTGGCATGAGTTTCGAGGCCAGGTTCGAAGGGGAAGACGTTGCGAGGCGTATCGTAAAAGATGGGTAAGCACCGACCGGAACATTCATGCTCTAGTGAAATTAAATACTAGCGCAGCGAGAGTGCGTATAGAGCCGCCTCGAAGCCATTTAAACCGGCTGGAGGCGAGGATATTCGCCTGGCTTTTCACTGGCATAAATCTTCGCCCGACATACCGACCATGTGTTGT ATTGACAATTGGTTTGTGGGACACGGTCGTTATTTTCGATTCCAATAATACCGACCGAGACAAAAGAGTTTAG